CTCTTTAGGCTCAGGCTTATTGCTGTTGAAGTCGGCCAATTCTCGCCACTCCGATGCACCTGTATTGATGTGACCTTCAAGCAGGTTGCCTGCGCGGGCGATGACTATTGGAGGTTCGTTCGACCCATTCGCTTGCGCCTGACGCCGCACATCACCGCGGCGAGCGGCACTTCGGGAGGGGTGAGAACAGCCCTTCGGCGGCTCCGGTGCGACGCCTTGTTCGGCGGCAACGGTCAGCATCAGTTCTCAGAGAAAGTCGGCTTGCGCTCACTGATCTTTCGATATGTGCCTATCGCTGTGACATTATGCCCGAAGCCGCAGCCGCCCTCCTGAGTGACGACAAGCTTGCCGCCTGTAAACCTCATCGTGATGGTGCAATCGTCTTCGGCCCCTTCGGGCCGGAATCTCGCCATGTCGCCCTCAATGGTCGCGATGCCATACCCCGTCCCGGTGTTGGCCATCAGCTCTCCGCTCACACGGTACTCGTACGTGCCTGAGAATTCGACCCGGAGTCGCCGCTTCCCTAAGGCCAGCACCTTGAACTCGCCGGTCTTCGTGCGCCACGTGCCGTTGACCTGTGCGGCGGTGACGACCTTCTGACTAGCGGACGTCGACTGCGGAGCGGCGGGAAATAAGAACATGAACGTGACAAGCAAGAGAGATGCTTTCATGGAGCCTCCTGTGCGGAATGTTACGCAACGATTCACCAGACATATTAGCAAGGTCGGCAGTGCGTGCGAAGCCGGCTAGTGTCTGAATCGTGTGTTGTTGTTTTGTATCGGCAAGCCGGAACTCAGTTTAAGGCGATTGCTTTACTGGTAGGAGAGGCAGTGGACCAATTATCGAAGCCTCAGTAGCGATGATGCGGGCCTTGCCTGGTTATTCGAGTCCAGGTCTGAGGCTCGGTCGCGCTTGCCTGGCATAGGCGAAAATCAGATACTTGAATCGAGGCGCGGCAGACGACTAGAGGAGGACTTGCTATCAACTTGCAGTCGCAGATCGCCGATATTGCCGAAAACGCGGGAACCCAGGCGGTCGCCGCCGCCTATTATGATTACGACACCGACACCGCCTGGAGCTTTCGCGGTGACAGCTGGTTTCATGCGGCGAGCACCATCAAGGTGGCGGTGCTCGCCGCCCTGTTTGCGGCAGTCGAAGAAGGCCGCCTCGCACTGGACGCGCGCGTCCACATCCGCAACCGCTTTCTGAGCGCCGTTGATGGCGAGCCTTACCGCGTCGAGGCCCGCCGCGACGCCAATTCCGAGGTCCACGCATTTATGGGCAAGACCCTGCGGACGGGAGAGCTGGCCCACCACATGATCGTCAGCAGCAGCAACCTGGCGACCAATCTCCTGGTTGATCTGATCGGCGCCGACTGGGCGCAGCAGGCGCTCGCCTCTCTCGACATTCATGGCATCGAGCTGCGGCGCGGCGTCGAGGACGAGAAGGCTTACGAGCGCGGCATCAACAACCGCATCACCGCCAATGGGCTCATCCGCCTGTTCCGCCTGATGCACGAAGAGCGTCTTTGCTCGCCCGACGCGTCGCGCGCCATGCTCGACATCCTGCACCAGCAGGCGTTCAACAGCGGCATCCCCGCCGGGCTGCCCGGGGAGATTCGCGAGCACGCGCGCATCGCCCACAAGA
This DNA window, taken from Blastocatellia bacterium, encodes the following:
- a CDS encoding serine hydrolase, with the protein product MQSQIADIAENAGTQAVAAAYYDYDTDTAWSFRGDSWFHAASTIKVAVLAALFAAVEEGRLALDARVHIRNRFLSAVDGEPYRVEARRDANSEVHAFMGKTLRTGELAHHMIVSSSNLATNLLVDLIGADWAQQALASLDIHGIELRRGVEDEKAYERGINNRITANGLIRLFRLMHEERLCSPDASRAMLDILHQQAFNSGIPAGLPGEIREHARIAHKTGEISTIAHDAGLVFLPRRQPYAIAILTEWASDRNGQQETVASISRAVYEHLIERT